In the Hermetia illucens chromosome 1, iHerIll2.2.curated.20191125, whole genome shotgun sequence genome, GATGAAACTCAAAATACGGAAGTGCGGGTCCTTGTCAGAaggcatttaaaaaaattagctCCTAAAGGAGATATAGTACAGATAAACTCTTGGGGGAGTCAAGTATGTCTTTCCAACATTTCCAGAATCTGGTTACGAGGAAACTATCTCTGACCTGACCGTTGCATCAAAGATCTTAGGAAAAGAACTAACCATTTGATGCAGACGTCGGGCGACAAGGTTAATCTGAATAGAACAGTGATACTTCCGAACTTCGTAGTGAATAAATCCAAACAAATCTTCAATAAGGACCAAGAGGAACTTTTAAATATAGGCTTAAACTTGGCACTCCAACAAACAAGCCTGCCAAAGGAACAGGTCGCAATCGATAATGAGGCAAGCATTCAATTTGAAAGTAAGGAATTAAAAGAAACAACCCGTAATAATGTAGCTAGCATCCTTCCCTCGCATAGGGAACTAGGGATAGTGCGAAGACAAAGAAAAGTCTTGAAGGAACTAAGAGAAAAActtgtattttatttaaaagcgaACAAAGGAAATGCGATCGTAATGGTGAAGGAGACGGACGACGACACGGCAATGTTCGAAAAACTTCAGACGGGAGAACACTTTGACCTGAAGAAAGATCCTTTGCCGGATTGCATTAAACGGATAGAAAAAGTATTAAAGGAATGTCGCCACATTATAGGGAATCTAGCCAAACTTCGGATGCCCAACCCCGTATTGCCACGAATAAAGGGTCTACCAAAGATCTACAAACCTAGCAACGAGTTCCGGGAAATTATAACAACCATAAACTCGCCccaatataagcctcatcaacgttcacgcccctacagaggagactgcagagtcggagaaggataccttctacgaggcagtagaacgaaccctcgaagcctgtcccagatttgatatcaaaatcatacttggggattttaacagccaagtagggaaggagcccgtattcaggcgatacgttggctcccatagcttacacgaaaatacaaatgataacggactgcggactattcaattagcagggtcacatgaaatggttgttggaagtacctggtttgcgcggaaagcggtccacaaacatacgtgggcctctccagacgggaccactttcaaccaaattgaccacgtgttaatcgaacgccgccacctctcagccttgatgaatgtcagaacatataggggggccaatataaactcggatcactatctcgttggcatggtgctccgagctcgaataacaataccacctagaatcccctctgacaatcaggtgagagtgaacactgaagccattcacaacacaaccctccgcgacaccaataagagggaaatggatgccgcaataaccgcagtcaacagaggacctggagatggagcatcaacaaatgatcttcagaatcacctgaagaacgttatcatgggccacaaatatacttggccccagccgcaaaaggagtcggaacggctgttttgacgatgaatgtacgctagcaacggaacggaagaatgccgcacaccgagtaatgttgcattctcaaagaacgcgggcacgtgcagagacttatcacgaactccgtcgagtggagaagcgacttgacagacggaaaaaggaagcctgggagatccaacaagtctatgaactagaaaagtacagggagcaaccgcaccaggcgcgcaagttttaccaacaagtcagcaggatgaagccttgtacacctcgatgctcatcctgccgagacaaagagggaaatctgatttccgacagaatgggcatattagagcgatgggttgagtactttgatgagctactgaacaaccagaacatcggcgaattggaggtcccgccaactgaagacgacggacaaatactgccaccaccaagtttaggagaaacagtccgtgcaattcatcggctaaaaaatcataagtcgccaggagccgatggaattacagccgaattggttaaatatggaggcgaccagttacaccaagtggttcatcaacttgtgtgaatgagtacctgagtcaaatcagggtaataatctcgggcgagcgcaatgctgaccacattgcctcctagtgtaccgttacggtcttgaatgaagtgctctaacacacttcaaggccctgatccaacatggattgttgcgccaaggattattattattatgatagcatagccagggtaaaactatacacggccatgagagaattcggtatcccgacgaaattaatgagactgactaggctgaccctgaccaatgtgcgaggccagataaaagcagcaggattactctcaagaccattcgacattaacaacggtctacgacaaggggatgcgctatcatgcgtcctctttaacctggccctcgagaaagtgatccgtgatgctgaggtaaatgcaagaggtacgatcctcttcaagtccacccaactactggcctatgctgacgatatcgacatcatgagaagaaccacccgagatgtacaaactgccttcatccagatcgagcaggtggcgcgagatcttgggctgcacatcaatgaaggcaagacaaaatatgatatatggtggcaacgtcagcaccgaagacgaatcaactaacaacatcaaaccgcactggtcaaacacaaacacgaacaagaataaggataggagaatacaactttgagaccgttgacaatttctcctatctagggtcgaaaatcacaaccgataacaactacgaagatgaaatccgcgcacggttgttgtcagccaacagagcctatttcagcttacaaagactgttccgctcgaaacgtctcaccatagggtcaaagcttttactgtacaagactatgatcttgccagtcctcatgtattcctcggaaacttgagttcttagcaagaaaaattgcgaactcttggccgcgttcgagagaagaatcctccgaagaatttttggccccctacatgaggatagacgattccgtagcctacacaatgacgaaatctatgagcgataccatgaccgtccgattgtggataaaatccggctcaataggttacggtgggcaggtcacttaatccgtatggatgaagatgatcccacccggaaagtctataagggcaatatctatggtaaaaaagaagacgaggcagaccctgcctaagatggagcgatggcgtaggtcaggacgccagacagcttttagggatatcgacttggtgaacctcggcgcaaaaccgagatgtctggagttccttattaaggcaggcctagaccggataccggttattgcgctgttgatgatgatgatttaaaaaaattaccccCCAAACTAGGTATGCTGCCGTTAGACTTTCATGGGTGCCATGTATGTCCTCAACGTTAGTAACTTTCTAACATTACCACGATCTGGTTACGAGGAAACTGTCTCTGATATCTGCGTAAAAGTTGGTCCCAATCATGTAACTTAGAAAATTTTCAGTAGAATAGTCAGAGACTATTCACTGCCTCTCGAGGCAACTAGACGTCATTCGCCTTTGAGAGAGGAATGAGGATCCTCCAGAGAATCAGTAgtcacttaaaaaaaaaaagacataatAGCAGTTTCGTCGAAAGAAACGGAGAACGGAGTAAGCTTTTGCGCCAAGGGCTGAGTCGGCTATCGAAGCGAAATCCAATGGTaacgaaaatggtggatggatGAAAAAAGCAAAGGTGCGATTTTGACAGTAAGGGCAATTTGTCGTAcgcgaaaatattaaaaacggaGAGCCAAGGAGTACAATAAGCACCTCAAATGTCTATTGTGCGGAGGTAGGGAACCCTAATGCCAATTGTACGGAGGAAAGGAAGGTAGGGATAACCGGCAGATTATTGCAGGTGGTAAATGTTCCAAACTTAGGAACTGGaatcgaaaaataaagttttttcaAACAAACCTTAATTTTTGCATAGACGTTTAGGATCTACTTTAGCAGACTGCCtatgaatctgagatggaaatcactTTCATAAGTAAGCCCTACAGAAACCGTTATGCACAGGCCATAAAATGTGTAGGCGAAAGTAAATGGGGTATATGGGTACAACTGCTACACACGATCGATGCCGTTGATAactaccttcgcgaagtgcccaaacatgaggcattgaaagcacctctttagtgaagtttgttctcttaaaaatCATCTTTTATCTGAACAACAAGGTAAGCGACCTGCActtccaagaatgaggagaataTCAGGTAGATCAGCGAAAACAATTGATGTACAAACATTTATGGATGTGTAGTTAGGGCATGGAGAGAGCCTTTCATATCACGGAGTACACTCATGCCAACATGATTCATCGACATTTTCACTTCTGTTTGGAGAAGTAGTCAACATTCGTATATTGTCCACAAGTGGTAAAACCCCATTGGATGTTATACGATCGGTACAGATCATGGTATTTCAGCTGCTCATCACCGTCAGCTGACATCCTTCAAAAAAAGGAGTATTCCACTTTCTCAGAGTAATACAGCTGCAACACTTCGTACTCATCCCCACTCCAAGCCATTTATAGGGCTCTCAGCTCCTTATGTTCATCAATTTCATTTACAATTCCGCAGTAAACCAAGTTTTGTAACGTCCTTTTGGGACGTGACCGATAACTTTAACAGCGTCACGGAAAAACGTTTTTCACTGATGAAATCGGATAGCGAAAATAGCCCCTGTAGAATTTGAGGGCCGGCACTATGTACTCCCGCGATCAAGCACAGTAGTAACAAGCACGTGAAGGTAAGCAACCATCAAATGATAATCCCTTTTCaggccaatgtcaaaactacttTTGTAGTTTAGCAGTACATTTAGCAGACAAATGGTCGTTACCGACCTGTAGTAAACCAGCCAATTTTATGATAGACCCCAGGCTTAGTGTGTTGCCAACAAAGCTAGAAACTACCACTCCAATACATGCCCACGGAATGTCTTGTCAGACCCCACCTTGACGTTAACATCATCCGTCACCatgacaatgtcacctttaagaaaCCTCTTCTGAACTGTGTGTAGctactcatagaaagcatcctactCTTCTACATGACATGTCCCCACGTAttcaaggagggcgatcagaaccGATTCTGCAAACGAATCATCTGAAATGACTCCTGCCACGAAGCTTCACCGGAAATTATCTAGTACCATGGTAACCGGGATGCACCTTTGAGCACATATGttacagaagaatttttggagagAATGCCGTCAGTCCGGTTTTATGGGGTTGGCCTCCTTGTGAGGGTTTCATAGTGCTTGTGCCTGTATCATGGGCTATGGTCCCCGTCGACTGAAGCGCGGAATTGCGCTAGACAAATCGGGCGCCGTATCCGTTAGTTGCGACAGAGGTATTCGATAGGGCTCGCATCCACTACTGGTACGAATGCATTCAGTATAAAtgagtaccgctgtgctagtcatagCGGGGTTCCGATAGTGGCCTCCAAATCGATCCATGTTTGAAGAGGACCTTAGGATTATGAATACACAGCAGGTATTCACGTTAAATTCCCAGGACCTTCTTGAGAGTTTTCCCCTATCTACGCCACAAGTATGAATAAAATTAACGCCCACCACTAATTGCCCCGTCGCTGAGACTGCTGTAGGTGAACTGCGGTGATACACGATCTACACCAGCAAATGTGCGAGCAAAGCATTGGTGTAGCCATGTTACAAGAACCGGGGCCCAGCTACATCTGGGGTTTGCCTGCAGACCTGCGGGTCTCCACTCCAAGGCGACTGTAGTCATTAACCCTCTAAATTGCGGTTGAATCTCACCAATAAGCGGGGCCTTTGGTGGTATTGCGGAAGGCTACAAGCGTCCTGGAGCAATATATTGCGTATTTGAAGAAGGTGGGCATGGACACAAATCCGGTtagtggcgcagcaggattactcaATAGGAATGTGAATATGAATGTTGATCACTCACTTACGCCAATTCGTTGGTTATTGCTCGAATTATGGAATTAGCCAACCGGTCGCCCCCACAGACTTTATGGATTTGTTAGTAGATAAGAGCGTTGAATTGGTGAATGAATGGATGTGCCACGAAGAATCTCACGTGGTTAACCAATGCTCTTCAGTAAGAGGATGAAAGTCCGTCGCTTGAGGAATGTGAAGTTAATCCCCCAATTTAGGTTCGCTTACAGTCGAGGTATATCGTATTCTAAAAAGGATTTAAGACAGTCAGACCCAGAAAGGGTCAACCAGAAATATAAAGGGAAGCAAAGTGATGACATTGTCAGCATTAAGGTGAATAGAGTGCCTACGCTGGCATGCCGTGATAGTGTTTGCCCCTTCCTGGGTCAACAATTTCCGAGATCCGAGTCTTCGGTATCTCTTAACGCAAGGGTTATGTGTTCCTAAAGCCGACAGAGAAGAATAAGAGGAATCTTCAGTCGTACAGGGCCACATCTATTCTCCGAACTCTAGCATGGTCTTGAAAACGGTTATGGTCCCGCGACTGGGAAtgaaaacatcccatctgaTGACGGTCAGGCAATATGGCTTCCAAACTGCAGGTCGACCGACGACGTATTAATGCATGTGAGAAGCATGATTGTCCATTATGTTATCAAATACATCCTTGTAATCCTTCTAGATTTCAAAGCCGtatttgattacctaagttggtcaTCTGTATTGTCAAAACTTTGTCAGTGTGTCTGCCAGGAATTAGCTGTGTGGGAGAGGTACTTCCATAGTAGGAAAACATTCGTCCAAAGTATAAATGAACGTGTGTGGTTCAATGGGTAAGGGGGCTGGCCGCAGGGATTTATCGTAGGTCCACTTATATGGAACCTGATAATCGATGAATTGTTGGATGTGCTTCATTCGGTAATTGAATCCGTTGCTAATGCTTGTTGACTTGAGTTTGATCAGCGAGATATTGAGTACCTGCATATCATTAACGAGTGGTCTCTTAACTTCGTCGTCGTGGTCTCAACGGGAAAAAGCTTCGCGATTAAGTTGATCAGAGTGAATTTAAAATTTCGGAAGACACTgatcttggcggacgcgaaaacggaagcggtcttgataacgaaacgcaggaaaaataacactgtaaaagtggaggtcggtggacatacggtcgtatcaaagccggctatcaaatacctgggggtaataattgacaacaaattgagttttagggagcacctagagtatgcatgccaaaaggcagccagtgccaccacgccacttgcaaaaatgttgccaaatcttggcgggccgaaacattgccggaggttggtgctagccggagtggtgcgctccatcctcctctactcgtcgcctgtgtgggcagaggcgcttgcaaactctcagagacggaagcaggtgaactcggtttaccggcggatggttgctacaggcagtatctgcaccgctttgggttggatgattctccgaactgtcccagatgcgatggcataccggaggatccagagcatgtgatgttccactgcccacgatttgcgatggagagaaggagcttaaaccaggtgctgggcaggagcgggaccccggagagcttggttactgagatgctggagtccgaggagaagtggcttgcggttggctccgcaatcatccaaatgccggaggagttgctgaaggaacaaagaaggaggaaagctgcaaataggaggaggatgagtgcctaagagtaatacctcaatggtggtcccgcgagtctggggctggggctggagagacggggggtggtttttagtgggtgtgaatcccacacgcgcccgcagtagttccgccgttcgggcggcggagctgcggcggacgtgtctttctaagattttccacctccgtgtacgcacaaaaaaaaaaagataaaacgaaaGTGGGAAGGGTGAGTCACATATGAGTACATAAAATGCGTGGCTGCCAAAGGACGTTCTTCCGTTAACTTCGGGCTAGAGATGGGATTTCTTCTGACGGCGGACGTGGCATCTTGAATGATTTACTCTTTTTGAGGAgtatggaaagtctataagggcaatatctatggtagaaaaagaagacgaggcagaccctgcctaagatggagcgatggcgtgggtcaggacgccagacagcttttagggatatcgaattggtggacctcggcgcaaaaccgggatgtctggagtttcttattaaggcaggcctagaccggataccggttgttgcgccgttgatgatgatgatgatgatgatgatgaggagcaTTGGCTTCGGTCAGCGTTGAGTCCTATGTGGGGCAGATCCACAGGACTGGTTTCATGTCTAGCGACATGGGGGTAGTAAACGATATTTATGCTTCGCCTTGCTAGTAGTAATACGATTCGAAGCGCTAATGCTTATGGACGTGCTGCCTTTCGGGAACGAAGGGGGTTCCTCGACACTACCTAATCTCCAGTATGATGGGGAAATAGCTATAGTGACCCCAGTTGGCAGCCACCTGTTCCGTATGTCTTCTGTTAGTGCTCTTTTGCCATGTCTTATTGTTGTATtgcacgcagagcggtagttcaCTGGTGGAAAAGTTTCGTTGATTGCTGAGCCTGCATTCACTGTAAGCCAGTACCGCGGTGCTATTATGGCGGAGTTCTAATTGTGATCTTCGGATCACTCTCTattcgaagaggaccgtgggatttaACTAAAATAGCAGGTACTTACGTTAAACCCGCTGGATCTTCTTCTATATGGGAAATCTCCTTTCATGCGTAATGCCCCTTGACCTGGGCCGGGATTTTGCAGCCAAGATCCTATCAGAAACCGGATCCCAGGAAGAAAAAGCCCCTGGCAAGATACCCATTAATAATTGTGCAACACCCTATTTGCCTCTACTACCACTGATTTGACAAAGGGCAAAAGCACTGCGCCAACAAAGGAGGAAAGTATTCTTCAGGATCCTACCATGCCAGGATAGGCCCACATTGCCCAGTTTATatgatttaatatttttcagtCATCAAAAGGCTCTTCGCAGATACTATTTCGTACTTTTGTTATATGTAATTCCTCCCCTTGGATAAATAATTCTCTTACTCGAACAAAAGCTTTGCACCATCCTCAAAGTAAGGATAGTGTCGTTACCGAAATTCAACTCTTCCATTCCGCATTCCCTTCAAATATCTAAATTGTATCATATTCACACTCTTGCAGTCTATTTCAACTTAGCGTAAGTGATACCCCAAACTTTATTAAATTTCCCAGCCCCCATACTCCTCCATTATATACTCGAAATTAGTTTAGTCAACTAAACAAATAGTGGCTCTAATCAAGTTAATGTTACATGAAAGGTATTTTATGTTAAATGGAGGCAAAGGATATTCGATTGAGACTGAGGAAAGTCCCGAAATTTCGGTTTTTTAATGACTGACTTGGAGGCGCTTCTTATATTTGTAAACGTGAATATGTACTGTTGGTGGTAAATCAAAATAGCTTGTTCAGGCTCTAGACATCAGCGTACTTACGAGTAATTGATGGGTTAGAGGGCAACCATCATAATGTTTGCTAATACAGTAGAATCTATATATCCCAAAGGAAACAGCCCTCCTACTTTACTATGACGCCAACTCGTGGCAAAGGAACAGGTTTCCTGTTACCATTTTTAATGGTCTCGTGTAAAAGATGTATTTAGGGGTGGATATTTTCCGCTCTGCCAAGGAATGCATTCTAATCAGAAAGTGTGGTCGTTACTGATTTCAGGAAATGAGGTTAGTATTGTAGCTGCTTATTAAGGACTTTAATTTTCAGGGACCCAGCCACTGCTCAGATACTTGTCCTTTATCTGAACATATTGTGCTGGAATTCTCATTGAGATATTCTTCTGGATTAATCACTCGTTTGAACTATCTATCTTtaacttttttaaatttaagttCCCTCTCGGAGAACCCTTTGTCATGCGCAAATTCGGTAACACCATTATGAATAAGGAATTATCCTAATTTTCTTATCTTGTCTTGGAAATTCTTAAAAACATTGGAGTCCAGTCCACCATCTCGTAGATACTAATTGAAATAACGTCTTATGTGTAAATTTTCACGGTGCCCACTTATGCCTACAATGAAGTGAAGCGCAAACCTGAATGAAAAATCGACCCTTAAAAAATCGTACTCTCGGTGAATGGCTACCATGTTGACTACGGTACCGTACCGTGCTAAAAAGCGAGAGCAACCATAAATAATTACATCCTTTGGGAGCACACTCGAATATACAATGTACTCGGGTATTTAAGGGGATTAAGAGTCGAAAAAGGAGTGGTATATAAAATGATATTCGTGAAATAATCAACAGGTTGTAACAGGAGTTTTCCGACTATGTTTCACCAGTTGAATTACCATCATAAAGTCAATGGTGGAACACGTTTCGGTTTGGTTAATTTTTATAAGTTTTATTTCATGTGGCCCTGGACGGATAAACTTTCTGTAAacgattttttattgaaatgaattCCATTTCAGAGAAATGACCTTCGTTAACAAATTGTCTGGGGGTCGGATTACAGTGCGTATGCCCCGTAGTACGGTTCTGTGAAGGTTTCGTTCCACTGGCATAAATATTACTaagaattatttaattattttccgTGGTTATGTTCGTGTTCTTTTCCCAAATGTACAAGCGATGAATTAAGCAGGATGGAAATTGGAATTGTTAAAAGAAAAACTATTTGATACACGTGCGGTGTTCAGACATTGTCATCGTTTAGTTTTGATTTATTGTCTTGAACACTGGTATTTTGCCAGAACACTTGGagttatggttttgttttacatctgAATTTAGATGAATAAAGATGTATCCCCAACATCCTAAAACTATCTGCACCTATCTTGACTCGATAAGCTGTTGCAATAGGCTGAGACAATATGGAATCACACTCGTTGAAATCACCCCACTTACCTTCCTTTTCTCGGCAAAACTGTACCGAAGCATTATGGCCATGTTTTCTATTTTCCGCTTTTCATGCATCCACTTTTCCAAAGTCTACCTGAATCTCTACAGTTATCCAGTATGAGCCAACTTTCCGCAAATTTCGGCACCTCATGGATAATGTGTTGCTGGGATATGCTAACCATCAATTCGAATGCTAACCATATTACCTTTTTCTAGTGTGGGCTATCATATCACTTTTTCCAATACATTAAGCTTGACAATTGCCACGTTttaaccattttcaaccaagccattcgcaaaacTTATTATAGTTGACTCTTTCAGCACAGAGGGTGACCTTAGCACAGATCTTTGAGAAACTCCCGTAGTAATGGTGAGTTCTTTACATTCGTCATCGATAGTCTACCAaagtggccgctccgaagagTCCAATTAGCTGTGGTGTGCCATTTCCATGGCAAAAACTCCTAAAACGATGACTGCTATCATGAGAACAGAAAGACAGAGTCCAGTCGAATCAGCTCTTCAaagccaacccgtagcattcacggacggaagcagctctcccatcctgcagctagaaatctctttgaggtccccaaagaatggtttacccagtgtccgtaacgTGACTAACTAGGTccaggcaatcgcaaaggaagtgtctgaggatttcccctcttctccgcagctttggcaaaacgaattgtagggtatgccgagcctggcggtgCCAAGGGTGAAAGTGGCTACTAATGAAAAAGTAAATGACGCCGTAGGGACTAAAAGCTCTGAAGGCCAAAAAGAGAAAAGGCCATCGAATTCCAGTTCGGAAAAAAGGGATACGAGAAGAGTCCGAGCTGCGGGAAAAAAGGGTGACAAACTCCTCAACCAAGCAAAAACGCAAGTGATCTCACTGGAGAGTATGAACGTGATCCGGAAGACAATAGTTGAGGAAAAAAGCTTCTCGAGAATTACGGGGTGGTAGTACGAAAAATTAAGGCTGCTACAATAAGTCGGTGTCAAGCGTCCGAGCAGATCGGACGTTTTCATTAAAGTGCTCCGCGAGTAAACCAGTTAGTGAacgaagtgttattgtgttgcgCAATGTCCAAGCGCCAGGTGGTCGACAGGTCACTGTCACCCCAGGGGATGGATCCTGAACCCAAAAGGGTTCACCCCTACGAAGATAGGGAAGGCGAAGCCCCATCTAGTCCCGAAGGCAGTCGGGAATCCGCCCCAGAAGAGAGCGAGTCGGACGTGGCTCGCGAGTCGGACATGGCTCACGAGTCGGACATGGCTCGCGGAACATCGGACGACGACGAGGACGAGGTCGCCGCTCTACGGAGGCAGGTCCAAGAACTGAGGACCTCCCTCAAGGAAATGACGAGTCGGTACGATCGGCTCGCCGCTCTGTTCAGTTCGTCACTCACGAAAAGCACCATAGCCCTCACCAACCCAACTCACCAAACGATCACGCCAACCACATCATGCCATGAGAACCGAGGAGAACGGTCCATGGCAGAAGTAAAAAATCCGACAATACAACAAATACCAGCCGCAGCAATAGAAACTACAAGCACCCCTCATCCAACTACCACACCAATCAATGTCGCCGAGGGCCCAGCCCGACAACTACATCAGCCATCCACCCACACACCGATAACAACCACCTCAACCGCACCACGAGCCGTTCAAGCAGCCAAACCTAAGACACAAgaggtaagtcaggaaaaatttccgcCTTTAATCATACGCGCTGACCCCACAACTACAAAGAACACCCTCTCCACGATCCCCAACAACATAGCCCTAAAAAAGACATCAATTCACTCCACCCACGTCCTCggcacttcccaggcagattACGAATCTGCCAAAAATATACTGAAA is a window encoding:
- the LOC119646520 gene encoding uncharacterized protein LOC119646520, producing the protein MDPEPKRVHPYEDREGEAPSSPEGSRESAPEESESDVARESDMAHESDMARGTSDDDEDEVAALRRQVQELRTSLKEMTSRYDRLAALFSSSLTKSTIALTNPTHQTITPTTSCHENRGERSMAEVKNPTIQQIPAAAIETTSTPHPTTTPINVAEGPARQLHQPSTHTPITTTSTAPRAVQAAKPKTQEVRKRVSLRVLEYSKVQIKFVDYNFVNGIRL